In the genome of Sebastes umbrosus isolate fSebUmb1 chromosome 14, fSebUmb1.pri, whole genome shotgun sequence, one region contains:
- the fmc1 gene encoding protein FMC1 homolog, whose translation MAALSSSPLRVCRGILKELRAIQGPTYKRSLAYNYVMEQFRKNKVTGERYCRAQQEAHHDSHTYLCLLASTRTHMALHNLYHGKGERSAEEAAGLVGLRLPTQPGGKGWEK comes from the exons ATGGCAGCGCTGTCTTCATCACCTCTACGAGTCTGCAGAGGAATACTCAAAGAGCTCCGAGCCATCCAAGGACCCACATATAAACGGTCCCTGGCCTACAACTATGTCATGGAGCAGTTTCGTAAGAATAAG GTAACAGGAGAAAGGTACTGCCGTGCCCAGCAGGAGGCACATCACGACTCACACACATATCTGTGTTTGCTGGCGTCCACCCGGACCCACATGGCCCTGCACAACCTTTACCATGGCAAAGGAGAGCGCAGCGCAGAAGAAGCGGCTGGCCTGGTGGGGCTCAGGTTGCCCACTCAGCCGGGAGGTAAAGGCTGGGAGAAGTGA